The following proteins are co-located in the Silene latifolia isolate original U9 population chromosome 1, ASM4854445v1, whole genome shotgun sequence genome:
- the LOC141644325 gene encoding cysteine proteinase inhibitor 5-like has protein sequence MNSPSSIILFSFVLVIFLARASSIDGWEPVESITDPRLVDVARFAVLENNKMTGKSLELVKIKKGEYIVAKGVQYRLVLDAKAEGKAKSYQAHVFETGKIMELLSFVELLRN, from the coding sequence ATGAACTCTCCTTCTTCAATCATCTTATTTTCCTTTGTCCTTGTAATATTCCTTGCACGTGCCTCAAGCATTGATGGATGGGAACCCGTTGAGAGCATCACCGATCCTCGCCTAGTCGACGTTGCTCGATTTGCTGTGCTTGAAAACAATAAGATGACCGGGAAGTCATTGGAATTGGTGAAGATAAAAAAGGGTGAATATATTGTGGCTAAAGGGGTTCAATATCGTCTTGTCCTTGACGCGAAAGCTGAAGGCAAAGCAAAATCTTATCAAGCACATGTATTTGAAACTGGGAAAATCATGGAATTGTTAAGCTTTGTCGAATTGTTACGTAATTag